The DNA window GGCGCTCGCGTTCATCGCCGATTTCGGGACGCTCCTGCAGAAAAAGATCTCAAAGGACATCGTATTCAGCACGCGCACGAACGGCTCGGGGTCGCTTTTCCGCATATACCGCGACACCAGATTCAGTGCGGACAAGACGCCCTACAAGACCCATGTAGGCGTCTTCTTCTGGGAGGGTCCGGGCAAAAAGATGACCAATCCCGGGTTCTACTTCCACCTGGAGTTCGACGGAGCTTTCATGTACGCTGGGAAGTATGAGTTCTCGACGCAAGAACTCCATAAGTATCGTGATGCCGTGGCTAACGATAAGTCAGGAAAGGAACTCGAAAAAGCCATCGCCTCGGTCCGAAAGTCGGGCGAATATGAGACTGCAGCAGAACACTACAAGCGGGTGCCTGCAGGGTATACACCCGATCATCCCAGGGCAGGGCTCTTGCGCCAGAACACTCTTTTTGCTAAGTCGCCCTTGATTCCCGTAAAGAGCATAACATCACCGA is part of the bacterium genome and encodes:
- a CDS encoding DUF2461 domain-containing protein; this translates as MSEFKGFPQKGLDFLANLARHNEKGWFEANRNAYQEFLVAPALAFIADFGTLLQKKISKDIVFSTRTNGSGSLFRIYRDTRFSADKTPYKTHVGVFFWEGPGKKMTNPGFYFHLEFDGAFMYAGKYEFSTQELHKYRDAVANDKSGKELEKAIASVRKSGEYETAAEHYKRVPAGYTPDHPRAGLLRQNTLFAKSPLIPVKSITSPKLLDVCLEHSKNMDPLLRWLVKTL